In the genome of Hevea brasiliensis isolate MT/VB/25A 57/8 chromosome 14, ASM3005281v1, whole genome shotgun sequence, the window TATTTCAGATCTTCGAATCCTTCGACTGTAAGGCTGGTAAGACAGGTAGGCAAATTCATATCTATCTCATCCTGTGGAAAGGACACCACACCAGGACATCTGCCAGTAATAACGAGGTTCTTGAGAGAGGTGAGCCTGTGCAAACCCCAATTAAACAGAGCAGTGCAGATCTCGACGTTTTTAATAATACAAAGTGAAGTCAGGTTGGTGGGGAAACCTTCTTCTGGAAAGGATATAATGCCTGGGCGATTCTTCATTGTCAATTCTTGAAGGGATGTGAGATAGTGCATGTTATTAGGAAGGGTCTCGAGTTTCTCACATGATTCAACTTCAAGTGTTTCTAGATTGATGGGCAACCCTCCCTGAGGGAAAGAGACAAAACTTGCGCAATTAATTATCATCAATGTTTGAAGAGATGTGAGATTGCGCACGTTATCAGGAAAGGTCTCGAGTTTCTCGCAGTCTTCAACTGTAACACTTTTCAGATGGATGATGGGCAATCCTCCTTGAGGGAAAGAAATGAGATGTGGATATTGACATATCCAAATATGGTGGAGATTGGAGAGCATGTGCAAGTTCTCTGGTAAAGAATTAAGATTTTGAAGATATCTGATTTCAATAGATTCAAGAGATGTGTTGTTGTCCAACCTTTCAGCTATTGACTCTAACCTTGTACCTTGTCCAACTGCACCAATTATGGGATACATGACAACCATATGT includes:
- the LOC131173396 gene encoding putative disease resistance protein At3g14460, yielding MVVMYPIIGAVGQGTRLESIAERLDNNTSLESIEIRYLQNLNSLPENLHMLSNLHHIWICQYPHLISFPQGGLPIIHLKSVTVEDCEKLETFPDNVRNLTSLQTLMIINCASFVSFPQGGLPINLETLEVESCEKLETLPNNMHYLTSLQELTMKNRPGIISFPEEGFPTNLTSLCIIKNVEICTALFNWGLHRLTSLKNLVITGRCPGVVSFPQDEIDMNLPTCLTSLTVEGFEDLKYLLTKVFKALPYLNV